One Bacteroidales bacterium genomic window, GTATATCATTAACCGATAAAACGCATCTTCGTGACCTATTCCATAGAACTAAATTTCAAAATGACAAAGAACGATTTAGGCTTAATGAGCCAAATTTGTTTAATTTTTAATAGCGTCCCAATTTTAATGGGACACTAGTGAGTCTGCAAACTGAATCCTGGCGGGGTTAAGGCTAATCCTTCAGCACTTCATGCAATATTTCCGGCGAACGCAATCCGCCAAAAGATGGTAGATGGAGTTCATAAAACTCTATCAGTTTTTCAAGTAATACTTTTCTTGAACTGCCGGGGATCATGATTTGAGGATCTTCAGGTGCAGGCTTGTTGAGTAAAAAATTAAAATATCCTGCATGTTCTGGCGCGATAGAATGCGAATGCAATGGCTGCATTTCTTCAAAATGGCCTTCCTGCAAGTTGAACCAGGACTGTGGAGTATAATTTAATCGTGGTGCGAATCCGAGAAAACCAGCCAGCCTTGCCATAAATGCAAGATGGAAATGCGGGGAAAATACCTGGGGATTGTCCAATTCTTCAATACAAGCAAACAGGAAATCAAAAAGAGCCGTATTGCACTCTTCCTCTTTCACCGATTTGAATATCACTTCATTGATAAACAAAGCCTGCGAACTCTTTCTGATATCGCTGTGCATGGATCGGAAAGCATAAGCCGGACGAAGCTCTTTGATATTCTGTAAGCTCCTGCCTTCACGGTAATAGACTACCATCTCAAGCAAAGTGAGATGTTCAAGTGATCCCAGCCTGATTTTGGCTTTTGGCGATCGCACTCCACGGATCAGGTAGGATTGCAAGCCAAATTTCTCGGTGTAGATCCGGGCAATTACGCTGGTTTCAGAATAACGAAGATGGTGAAGTACAATGCCGCGGGTATGATGCAACATGGC contains:
- a CDS encoding IS4 family transposase — protein: ISLTDKTHLRDLFHRTKFQNDKERFRLNEPNLFNF
- the recO gene encoding DNA repair protein RecO, with the protein product MLHHTRGIVLHHLRYSETSVIARIYTEKFGLQSYLIRGVRSPKAKIRLGSLEHLTLLEMVVYYREGRSLQNIKELRPAYAFRSMHSDIRKSSQALFINEVIFKSVKEEECNTALFDFLFACIEELDNPQVFSPHFHLAFMARLAGFLGFAPRLNYTPQSWFNLQEGHFEEMQPLHSHSIAPEHAGYFNFLLNKPAPEDPQIMIPGSSRKVLLEKLIEFYELHLPSFGGLRSPEILHEVLKD